In Litoribrevibacter albus, a single window of DNA contains:
- the frr gene encoding ribosome recycling factor, giving the protein MINEIKQDAEARMTKSLEALSQAFAKIRTGRAHPSILDSVMVSYYGSDMPLRQVANVNVEDARTLAVVPWEKPMVPDIEKAIMKADLGLNPTTSGEVIRVPMPALTEETRKNYIKQARGEAETGRVSIRNIRRDANSDIKDLLKEKEITEDDARRGEDEIQKITDKYIAQVDADLAKKEKDLMEI; this is encoded by the coding sequence ATGATTAATGAAATTAAGCAGGATGCTGAAGCGCGCATGACTAAGTCTCTTGAAGCTTTGTCTCAAGCTTTTGCTAAGATTCGTACTGGTCGTGCTCACCCAAGCATTTTGGACTCTGTAATGGTTTCGTACTACGGGTCTGACATGCCTTTGCGTCAAGTGGCAAACGTCAACGTAGAGGATGCTCGTACTTTGGCTGTTGTGCCATGGGAAAAGCCAATGGTTCCTGATATTGAGAAGGCAATTATGAAAGCCGACTTAGGTCTGAACCCAACTACCTCAGGTGAAGTTATTCGTGTTCCTATGCCGGCGTTGACGGAAGAAACGCGTAAAAACTACATTAAACAAGCGCGTGGTGAAGCTGAAACAGGGCGTGTTTCAATTCGTAATATCCGTCGAGATGCAAATTCAGACATTAAGGATTTGTTGAAAGAGAAAGAAATTACAGAAGATGATGCACGTCGCGGTGAAGATGAGATCCAGAAAATTACGGATAAGTATATTGCCCAGGTAGATGCTGATCTTGCCAAGAAAGAAAAGGATTTGATGGAAATCTAA
- the map gene encoding type I methionyl aminopeptidase, giving the protein MSVTIKTPEEIEKMRVAGRLAAEVLEMIEEHVKPGVTTGQLDQICHDYIVNVQNAIPAPLNYKGFPKSICTSVNHVICHGIPSDKKVLKNGDVVNIDVTVIKDGYHGDTSKMFFVGKPTVQSERLARITQECLYIGIEMVKPGVRLGDIGHAIQKHAESNYYSVVREYCGHGIGKVFHEDPQVMHYGKPGTGMELQEGMTFTIEPMINAGKRHTKLLPDGWTVVTKDHKLSAQWEHTLAVTSDGVEVLTKRKEESF; this is encoded by the coding sequence ATGTCAGTCACCATTAAAACACCAGAAGAGATCGAAAAAATGCGTGTTGCCGGTCGCCTAGCGGCTGAAGTTCTTGAAATGATCGAAGAGCACGTCAAACCTGGTGTCACCACTGGTCAACTTGATCAAATCTGCCACGATTACATTGTTAATGTACAAAATGCGATTCCAGCCCCTCTTAACTATAAGGGCTTCCCAAAATCCATCTGTACATCGGTCAACCATGTTATTTGTCACGGCATTCCTAGCGACAAAAAAGTGTTAAAGAACGGTGATGTGGTCAACATTGACGTCACCGTAATTAAAGATGGTTATCATGGCGATACCAGCAAGATGTTTTTTGTTGGAAAACCAACGGTTCAATCCGAGCGACTAGCCCGCATCACTCAAGAATGCCTTTACATCGGCATCGAAATGGTCAAGCCGGGTGTACGACTGGGAGACATTGGCCACGCTATTCAGAAGCACGCAGAATCCAACTACTATTCAGTTGTACGTGAATATTGTGGTCACGGCATTGGCAAAGTATTCCATGAAGATCCTCAGGTTATGCACTACGGCAAACCAGGAACAGGCATGGAACTCCAGGAAGGCATGACCTTCACCATCGAACCCATGATCAATGCTGGAAAACGCCACACAAAATTACTGCCTGACGGCTGGACAGTAGTCACCAAAGACCACAAACTTTCAGCACAATGGGAGCATACTCTCGCCGTGACATCTGACGGTGTTGAAGTCTTGACCAAACGCAAAGAAGAGAGCTTCTAA
- a CDS encoding isoprenyl transferase, whose protein sequence is MSSDIAASATVPNHIAIIMDGNNRWAKKRHLPKLAGHKAGLDAVRNVVETCLKHDVQYLTLFAFSSENWNRPEDEVKGLMSLFLMALKNEVRKLHRNNIRLRVMGDKTRFSETLQAHIQEAEEKTANNDAMTLVIAANYGGEWDIVNAAQRCAEDVKKGKIESHQISRDYFEQYIGLPDVPAPDLYIRTGGETRVSNFMLWQAAYSELYFSDLYWPDFQEEALLAAIADFSRRQRRYGMTSEQVESKS, encoded by the coding sequence ATGAGTTCTGATATAGCTGCTTCGGCGACTGTGCCTAATCATATTGCGATTATTATGGATGGTAATAATCGTTGGGCTAAAAAGCGTCACCTGCCTAAGTTGGCTGGTCATAAGGCCGGCTTGGATGCGGTTAGAAATGTTGTTGAGACGTGTTTGAAGCATGATGTCCAGTATCTCACTCTGTTTGCGTTCAGCAGTGAAAACTGGAATCGCCCTGAGGATGAAGTAAAGGGCTTGATGTCTCTGTTTTTGATGGCGTTAAAGAATGAAGTAAGAAAGCTTCATCGAAATAATATACGTCTGAGAGTGATGGGAGATAAAACGCGATTCAGCGAAACTCTGCAGGCACACATCCAGGAAGCTGAAGAGAAAACCGCAAATAATGATGCAATGACCCTGGTTATTGCTGCCAATTACGGTGGTGAGTGGGATATTGTAAATGCAGCTCAGCGATGCGCTGAGGATGTAAAAAAAGGGAAGATTGAGTCTCATCAAATCTCCCGAGATTATTTTGAACAGTATATCGGGCTACCTGATGTACCTGCACCAGATCTGTATATTCGAACTGGTGGAGAAACACGAGTAAGTAACTTTATGCTATGGCAAGCCGCCTATTCAGAACTGTATTTCAGTGATCTGTATTGGCCGGACTTTCAGGAAGAAGCCCTTTTGGCTGCCATTGCTGATTTTAGTCGTAGACAACGCCGCTATGGGATGACCAGTGAGCAGGTAGAAAGCAAGAGTTAA
- the pyrH gene encoding UMP kinase: protein MPVKDSQAKYKRILLKLSGEALMGDGDFGIDPKVLDNMALVVGQLVGIGVQVGLVIGGGNIYRGAALSEAGLDRVTGDHMGMLATVMNGLAMRDALERSNISSHVMSAIPMSGVVEHYDRRKAMRYLSMGDVVIFSAGTGNPFFTTDSAACLRGIEIDADVVVKATKVDGVYTDDPVKNPDAVKFDRLSFDEVLERKLGVMDLTAICLCDEHNMPIRVLDMNKPGALLNAVTGGNEGTIIERM from the coding sequence ATGCCAGTCAAAGACAGTCAAGCAAAATACAAGCGTATTCTTCTTAAGTTGAGTGGTGAAGCCCTTATGGGGGATGGGGACTTTGGGATTGATCCTAAGGTTCTTGATAATATGGCCCTGGTTGTGGGGCAGTTGGTTGGTATTGGTGTTCAGGTTGGTCTTGTTATCGGTGGTGGGAACATCTATCGCGGAGCTGCATTAAGTGAAGCTGGTTTAGATCGTGTGACGGGTGATCACATGGGCATGCTGGCAACGGTAATGAACGGTCTGGCGATGCGTGATGCGCTTGAACGATCTAATATCTCTTCGCATGTAATGTCTGCTATTCCTATGAGTGGTGTAGTGGAGCATTATGATCGTCGTAAGGCAATGCGTTATCTAAGTATGGGTGATGTGGTGATTTTCTCGGCTGGAACCGGGAATCCATTCTTTACTACTGATTCAGCGGCGTGTTTACGTGGCATTGAAATTGACGCTGATGTGGTGGTTAAAGCGACCAAGGTAGACGGTGTTTATACGGACGATCCGGTAAAAAATCCGGATGCTGTTAAATTTGATCGTTTGTCTTTCGATGAAGTTCTGGAACGCAAGTTGGGTGTTATGGATTTAACGGCCATTTGTTTGTGCGATGAACACAATATGCCAATTCGTGTGCTTGATATGAATAAACCAGGGGCATTGTTGAATGCGGTTACTGGTGGTAATGAAGGCACAATCATCGAAAGAATGTAG
- the tsf gene encoding translation elongation factor Ts yields the protein MAISAAQVKELRERTGLGMLECKKALKETDGDIDLAIENLRKNSGLKAAKKADRTAADGVVAVKVAEDNSYAVVLEVNCETDFVARDESFLALTNRVLDKAFAERTTDIEAIMAGELEEVRQELVQKIGENMTVRRAVIVEGAMVDGYVHSNNRIASVVALTAGEAALAKDIAMHITAVNPRVVKGEDMSAEAVEKEKEIIKAQPDMEGKPAEIVEKMMVGRINKFLKENSLVEQPFVKNPELTVGKLAQQAGAEVLSFTRFEVGEGIEVEKKDFAQEVAEQLAGR from the coding sequence ATGGCAATTTCAGCTGCACAGGTTAAAGAGTTACGTGAGCGTACTGGTTTGGGTATGCTTGAGTGTAAAAAAGCACTTAAAGAAACTGATGGTGATATCGATCTAGCGATTGAAAACCTTCGTAAGAATTCAGGTTTGAAAGCGGCTAAGAAAGCTGACCGTACTGCGGCTGATGGTGTGGTTGCGGTTAAGGTTGCAGAAGACAACTCTTATGCTGTTGTTTTAGAAGTTAACTGTGAAACAGACTTCGTTGCTCGTGACGAAAGTTTCCTAGCGTTGACTAATCGTGTTCTTGATAAAGCATTTGCTGAGAGGACGACTGATATTGAAGCGATCATGGCGGGTGAGTTGGAAGAAGTTCGTCAAGAATTGGTTCAAAAAATCGGTGAAAACATGACTGTTCGTCGTGCTGTTATCGTTGAAGGTGCAATGGTTGATGGTTATGTTCACTCAAACAACCGTATCGCTTCTGTAGTTGCATTAACTGCAGGCGAAGCAGCGTTGGCTAAAGACATCGCTATGCACATTACTGCGGTAAATCCTCGCGTTGTTAAAGGCGAAGATATGTCTGCGGAAGCGGTTGAGAAAGAGAAAGAGATCATTAAGGCTCAGCCTGATATGGAAGGTAAGCCAGCTGAAATCGTTGAGAAGATGATGGTTGGTCGTATTAACAAGTTCTTGAAAGAAAATAGCCTTGTTGAGCAGCCTTTCGTTAAAAACCCAGAGTTGACAGTTGGTAAGTTGGCTCAGCAAGCGGGTGCTGAAGTTCTTTCTTTCACTCGCTTTGAAGTGGGTGAAGGTATTGAAGTCGAGAAGAAAGACTTCGCTCAAGAAGTTGCTGAGCAGTTGGCTGGTAGGTAA
- the rpsB gene encoding 30S ribosomal protein S2, producing MSQVSMRDLLKAGVHFGHQTRFWNPKMGKFIFGARNKIHIINLEHTVPAFNEALDAIKKATGNKNKVLFVGTKRQAGKIIKEEAQRCGMPYVNHRWLGGMLTNYKTIRQSIRRLRELEQQAQDGTFEQLTKKEALLRQREMAKLELGIGGIKDMGGLPDILFVVDVDHERIAVNEANKLGIPVVGIVDTNSDPDGVDYVIPGNDDAIRAIQLYAKAVADTVLEATEASADEFVEVKEEAAAAE from the coding sequence ATGTCTCAAGTTTCTATGCGTGATCTGCTAAAAGCAGGCGTACACTTCGGTCACCAGACTCGTTTCTGGAATCCAAAAATGGGTAAATTCATTTTTGGTGCTCGTAACAAGATTCATATCATTAACTTGGAGCACACTGTTCCAGCGTTCAATGAAGCTCTTGATGCAATCAAAAAAGCAACTGGCAACAAGAACAAGGTTCTTTTTGTTGGTACTAAGCGCCAAGCTGGTAAGATCATCAAAGAAGAAGCTCAGCGTTGTGGTATGCCATACGTAAACCATCGTTGGTTGGGTGGTATGCTGACAAACTACAAGACAATTCGTCAGTCTATTCGTCGTTTGCGTGAACTTGAACAGCAAGCTCAAGACGGTACTTTTGAACAGTTGACTAAGAAAGAAGCTCTTTTGCGTCAGCGTGAAATGGCTAAACTGGAGCTGGGTATCGGTGGTATTAAGGATATGGGTGGTCTTCCAGATATCCTTTTTGTTGTTGATGTTGATCATGAGCGTATCGCTGTAAACGAAGCGAACAAATTAGGTATCCCTGTAGTTGGTATCGTTGATACTAACAGTGATCCTGATGGCGTTGATTATGTTATCCCTGGTAACGATGACGCGATTCGCGCAATTCAGCTATATGCTAAAGCAGTTGCTGATACTGTTCTTGAAGCAACAGAAGCGTCTGCTGATGAGTTTGTTGAAGTTAAAGAAGAGGCAGCAGCGGCAGAATAA